The Solibacillus sp. FSL R7-0682 genome includes a window with the following:
- a CDS encoding 5'-3' exonuclease: MTKPHLLIVDGMALLFRSFFASAAMNQFIRLEDGTPSNGVQGFARHVLTAQSLMKPTHLAVCWDMGAHTFRNDLFEGYKANRPAPPEEMLPQFDMAKEVSQMIGWQNFGIPGLEADDLIGSMIEKWKDEAQITVISGDKDLLQLLNPSTTIAFTKKGYSEYDVYTESRFVDEYGITPKQFAEVKAFMGDTSDGYPGVKGIGPKTALQLIQNHGSIDGVMEALPTLKPGQRIKISENEAMLRLSHQLATIHCSAEIEVGLESLRLSSYTTDLFDIVEQRGYRLISKHARSIY, from the coding sequence ATGACAAAACCACATTTATTAATAGTTGATGGTATGGCATTATTATTCCGTTCGTTTTTTGCATCGGCAGCGATGAATCAATTTATCCGTTTGGAAGATGGTACCCCATCCAATGGCGTACAAGGCTTTGCGCGTCACGTATTAACAGCACAAAGTTTAATGAAACCTACCCATTTAGCGGTATGTTGGGATATGGGAGCACACACGTTCCGTAATGATCTATTTGAAGGCTATAAGGCAAATCGTCCAGCGCCACCAGAAGAAATGTTGCCACAATTTGATATGGCAAAAGAAGTATCACAAATGATTGGTTGGCAAAACTTTGGTATACCTGGTTTAGAGGCAGATGACTTAATCGGTTCTATGATTGAAAAGTGGAAGGATGAGGCACAAATTACGGTCATTAGTGGTGACAAAGATTTATTGCAATTACTAAATCCCTCAACGACAATCGCATTTACAAAAAAAGGATATTCAGAATACGATGTATACACAGAATCAAGATTTGTTGATGAATATGGTATTACGCCAAAGCAATTTGCTGAAGTGAAGGCATTTATGGGGGATACAAGTGATGGTTATCCTGGTGTAAAGGGGATTGGCCCAAAAACAGCACTTCAATTAATTCAAAATCATGGATCGATCGATGGGGTAATGGAAGCTTTACCAACTTTAAAACCTGGTCAACGTATTAAAATTAGTGAAAATGAAGCAATGCTACGCTTGTCACATCAATTGGCAACAATCCATTGTAGTGCGGAGATAGAGGTAGGTTTAGAGTCATTACGACTATCAAGCTATACAACTGATTTATTCGATATTGTTGAGCAAAGGGGCTACCGTTTGATTTCAAAACATGCTCGTTCGATTTATTAA
- a CDS encoding Ger(x)C family spore germination protein, which yields MKKLLFFPFLLLLAGCWDTNQAERMYYIHGLGFDYKDEEYKIYAQIIDFTNIAKSEQPNPEATQVEVGIANGRTFDEAFFNLYNSMDERLFFGHLSYVIFSENIVKENKAQPIVNAFIRYRELRYTTWAYVTNSSIDEIMSTTPILNKSITLSKLSDPLNSFSQSSLIRPIRFRELMIQLDEPSHEAHIPFVEVKENWTTNKGEDTIHGFSGMSIISKKSGLKGTIPLDQARGLQFMTDKTKRSSLTVKYPALDDPYITLNVDKVKPEIIPIVTKDGVQFDITVKIIVTANEFPAEENEDKFQDAVKKEMKHEIEKTYKAGLEQDIDIYRLSEVVYRKELKAWKKFQNDGKIPLNESSIRTLNIDFAQIKGERIITEKGEYDL from the coding sequence ATGAAGAAACTTTTATTTTTCCCATTTTTACTATTATTAGCTGGTTGCTGGGATACAAATCAAGCTGAGCGAATGTATTATATTCATGGACTTGGATTTGACTATAAAGACGAAGAATACAAAATATATGCTCAAATTATTGATTTTACTAACATTGCAAAATCAGAACAGCCAAACCCTGAAGCAACACAGGTAGAAGTCGGGATTGCCAATGGCAGAACATTTGATGAAGCCTTTTTCAACTTATACAATTCAATGGATGAGCGCTTATTTTTTGGACACTTATCATATGTTATTTTTTCAGAAAACATTGTGAAGGAAAATAAGGCGCAACCTATAGTAAACGCATTTATTCGCTATCGCGAACTACGCTATACTACATGGGCATATGTTACGAATTCATCTATTGACGAAATAATGTCTACAACACCCATTTTAAATAAATCAATTACACTTTCAAAATTATCAGACCCATTAAATTCCTTTAGTCAGTCATCCCTTATTCGACCGATTCGCTTTCGAGAGTTAATGATTCAACTGGACGAGCCAAGCCATGAGGCACATATTCCATTTGTTGAAGTTAAAGAAAATTGGACTACAAATAAAGGTGAAGATACTATTCATGGATTTTCTGGCATGTCCATCATTTCAAAAAAATCTGGATTAAAAGGAACTATACCTCTGGATCAGGCAAGAGGTTTGCAATTTATGACAGACAAAACAAAACGCTCTAGTTTAACAGTTAAATATCCTGCCCTTGACGATCCATACATTACACTTAACGTCGATAAAGTCAAACCTGAAATCATTCCAATTGTTACTAAAGATGGCGTTCAATTTGACATTACCGTTAAAATAATTGTGACAGCAAACGAATTCCCAGCGGAGGAAAATGAAGATAAATTTCAAGATGCTGTCAAAAAAGAGATGAAGCATGAAATTGAAAAAACCTACAAAGCAGGGTTAGAACAAGATATCGACATTTATAGGTTATCAGAAGTTGTTTATCGGAAAGAACTTAAGGCGTGGAAGAAATTTCAAAATGACGGGAAAATTCCTTTGAATGAATCTTCCATTCGAACTTTGAATATTGACTTTGCCCAAATAAAAGGCGAGCGAATAATTACAGAAAAAGGGGAGTATGATCTATAA
- a CDS encoding spore germination protein: MHPIDLITLKDQFENCADVRFQTYQFQASNVTLVICESMIDNYLLNEVVVPRLQSVCDQKQLPEKKALPQSLFLPGLQQVDKLQDAVTNVFSGFVLIYIEDTKILLSSNIEKKPNRSPEETNLEVLIKGPRDNFIEDLGVNIALIRKRLPTNSLSVEKLTLGKRSKTKIAILYFKDIANLSILKEVKGKLNSIDTDAILSGELLMERLNSNSYLVPLNDTTGRPDFAIQSLITGRFVLLIDGIAYAMITPVNVLMLLKSGEDNDYPVFFSSLERLLRFASILIAILLPAFWLALTTFHQEQLPIQLLATVVQSNTGSPLPSAIEMLGMLFMFELFREAGLRLPSILGGTISVVGGLIIGDAAIRAGITSPAMIVIIAISTIATFTLVNQSLVTSVSIMRIGFIFITSLFGLFGFFLSIYIVLIFLGNIRIFSYPYLGIAADLSWDNIKKTIFRPPSKEYKKRPSILDPKDKTKEGN; this comes from the coding sequence ATGCATCCAATTGATTTAATTACATTAAAGGACCAATTTGAGAATTGTGCAGATGTCCGTTTTCAAACGTATCAATTTCAAGCAAGTAATGTGACTCTCGTTATTTGTGAATCGATGATTGACAATTATTTATTAAATGAAGTTGTTGTCCCCCGGTTGCAATCGGTTTGTGACCAAAAACAATTACCAGAAAAAAAAGCGCTACCTCAAAGTTTATTTCTTCCTGGTCTACAGCAAGTCGATAAATTACAGGATGCAGTAACGAATGTTTTTAGTGGGTTTGTATTAATTTATATTGAAGATACTAAAATTTTACTTTCGAGTAATATTGAAAAGAAACCGAATCGAAGTCCTGAGGAAACAAATTTAGAAGTACTTATTAAAGGACCCAGAGATAACTTCATTGAAGATTTAGGCGTTAATATTGCTCTAATTCGTAAGCGGCTGCCTACAAATTCTCTTTCTGTAGAAAAACTAACTCTAGGTAAACGGTCAAAAACAAAAATAGCCATTTTATATTTTAAGGATATTGCCAATTTGTCTATTTTAAAGGAGGTAAAAGGAAAGCTTAATTCAATTGATACTGATGCTATTTTAAGTGGTGAGCTATTAATGGAAAGACTAAATAGTAATTCTTATTTAGTCCCTTTGAATGATACGACAGGACGTCCAGACTTTGCTATTCAATCTTTAATTACAGGACGTTTTGTCCTTCTAATTGATGGAATCGCATATGCTATGATTACACCCGTTAATGTGCTAATGCTACTTAAATCGGGAGAGGACAATGATTACCCAGTTTTTTTCAGTTCACTAGAACGATTATTACGATTTGCGAGTATATTAATTGCAATATTACTACCAGCTTTTTGGTTAGCTTTAACAACTTTCCATCAAGAACAACTACCAATTCAATTACTTGCAACTGTCGTTCAATCAAATACTGGTTCACCTCTTCCATCAGCGATTGAAATGTTAGGGATGCTTTTTATGTTTGAATTATTTCGCGAAGCTGGTTTACGCTTACCAAGTATTTTAGGGGGGACGATTAGCGTTGTTGGAGGACTAATTATTGGAGATGCTGCAATTCGTGCTGGGATTACTAGTCCTGCAATGATTGTTATTATTGCGATCTCTACTATTGCAACGTTTACACTTGTCAACCAATCCTTAGTTACATCAGTTAGTATAATGCGTATAGGGTTTATTTTTATTACCTCTTTATTTGGCTTATTCGGTTTCTTTCTGTCAATCTATATTGTTTTGATTTTTCTTGGAAACATTCGAATTTTTAGTTATCCATATTTGGGTATTGCTGCAGATTTAAGTTGGGATAATATAAAGAAAACGATTTTTCGTCCACCTTCTAAAGAATATAAAAAACGCCCTTCAATTTTAGACCCTAAAGATAAAACGAAGGAGGGAAATTAA
- a CDS encoding endospore germination permease encodes MKNIESISILHIIFLSMTVIGLKNHVTIIPSLLNGAGRDAWMSVIVATILLIPWLLLLLFIQKKLGDKSLRANLLENYPRLGKVFIYVTVFYLLLMAAFTLRETLQWVAITFLVETPVLLLFFFFAIICLVFAMSSILSITMVNVIVLCGVLVLGFLVAFVNIPVKDYMLLLPFLEHGVTPVLKTVLFPASGFVELLLFIFIQHHFKSKLKFRHLLLMLFLLFGLTLGPLIGAITEFGPTEAANQRYPAFEEWRIAAIGSFIDHIDFFSIYQWLTGAFVRIGFILYVVIELLDLTGNKKRIWSTVAPAFIFCTLPLFLLQDSIFIKLKGQYFLISTCLFLFILSFLIALLLKRKKNNKAADYASN; translated from the coding sequence ATGAAAAATATTGAATCAATTAGCATTTTACATATTATTTTTTTATCAATGACTGTAATAGGTTTAAAAAACCATGTTACGATTATCCCTTCTTTACTAAATGGCGCAGGACGTGATGCTTGGATGTCCGTTATTGTTGCCACAATTCTATTAATCCCTTGGTTACTTTTACTTTTATTTATTCAAAAAAAACTAGGGGATAAGTCTTTACGCGCAAATCTACTAGAGAATTACCCTAGATTAGGAAAAGTATTCATTTACGTTACTGTATTTTATTTATTGCTAATGGCTGCATTTACATTACGCGAAACGTTGCAATGGGTAGCAATAACTTTTCTTGTTGAAACCCCTGTTCTATTGCTCTTTTTCTTTTTTGCAATTATTTGTTTAGTTTTTGCAATGTCATCGATTCTAAGTATAACAATGGTTAATGTTATCGTACTGTGTGGAGTACTTGTACTTGGTTTTTTAGTTGCCTTTGTAAATATTCCAGTAAAAGATTACATGTTGTTGTTACCATTTTTGGAGCATGGTGTTACACCCGTGTTAAAAACTGTTTTGTTTCCAGCATCCGGTTTTGTAGAGTTATTACTATTTATTTTCATCCAACATCATTTCAAATCGAAGTTAAAATTCAGACATTTATTACTAATGCTTTTTTTACTTTTCGGCTTAACACTTGGTCCTCTAATTGGCGCCATTACGGAATTTGGTCCTACTGAAGCGGCAAATCAACGTTACCCGGCCTTTGAAGAATGGCGTATTGCTGCTATTGGTAGCTTTATTGATCATATTGATTTCTTCTCTATTTACCAATGGCTCACAGGTGCATTTGTGAGAATCGGCTTTATTTTATATGTGGTCATTGAGTTATTAGATTTAACAGGTAATAAAAAAAGAATATGGTCTACCGTTGCTCCTGCCTTTATTTTTTGTACGTTACCGCTATTTTTATTGCAAGACAGTATATTTATTAAATTAAAGGGACAATATTTTTTAATAAGTACTTGTTTATTTTTATTCATTTTATCGTTTCTTATAGCACTTCTCTTAAAACGAAAAAAAAATAATAAGGCGGCAGATTATGCATCCAATTGA
- a CDS encoding papain-like cysteine protease family protein — MKRTLTAVLASAMFLGACSGEENQDNAEAQVDTNASAETTVAVKPTPIKGEDFDEAGGADAYANAGDHPESRYYKAPDFYNLKSDKNLTIIENFQTMQQTTEWSCGPATALMVANHFGFDELTEMDIATQMKAMTDLDVEGALPGSANNFHEYGSDVSQIHDFFVSLEGFEVVESSYRTDYNEADLIQADSGATGSNVGNLPETFTWNSLYSSENSDTTEAWVSDAKDSYFVKWLTDHLTNERPIMVEWGDWGGHWQAIIGYDNMGTPGIGDDVLIFADPYDTSDHWQDGYYYYPLERWFGMWNDRNIAPKPFQLQPYIVVDYKK; from the coding sequence ATGAAAAGAACCCTTACAGCAGTTTTAGCATCTGCAATGTTTCTGGGTGCATGCTCAGGAGAAGAAAATCAAGACAATGCGGAAGCTCAAGTAGACACAAATGCGTCAGCAGAAACTACTGTGGCAGTTAAACCAACCCCAATTAAAGGTGAAGATTTCGATGAAGCAGGTGGTGCAGATGCATACGCAAATGCAGGCGATCATCCAGAATCTCGCTATTACAAAGCACCTGATTTTTACAATTTAAAATCAGATAAAAACTTAACGATTATTGAAAACTTCCAAACGATGCAACAGACGACAGAATGGTCTTGTGGTCCAGCTACTGCGTTAATGGTCGCGAATCATTTCGGATTTGACGAATTGACTGAAATGGATATTGCAACGCAAATGAAGGCAATGACAGATTTAGATGTAGAGGGAGCATTACCTGGATCAGCTAATAATTTCCATGAATATGGTTCTGATGTTTCTCAAATACACGATTTCTTTGTTAGCTTAGAAGGCTTTGAAGTTGTAGAATCTAGCTACCGCACAGATTACAACGAAGCGGATTTAATTCAAGCGGACTCTGGTGCTACAGGTAGCAATGTTGGTAATTTACCAGAAACATTTACTTGGAATAGCTTATATTCTTCAGAGAACAGTGATACAACTGAGGCTTGGGTTAGTGATGCTAAAGATAGCTATTTCGTAAAATGGCTTACTGACCACTTAACAAATGAACGTCCAATTATGGTTGAATGGGGCGACTGGGGTGGACATTGGCAAGCAATTATCGGATACGATAACATGGGTACTCCAGGTATCGGTGATGACGTATTAATTTTTGCGGATCCATATGATACATCAGATCATTGGCAGGACGGGTATTACTATTATCCACTTGAACGCTGGTTCGGCATGTGGAATGACCGTAATATTGCACCAAAGCCATTCCAATTACAACCGTACATCGTAGTTGATTATAAAAAATAA
- a CDS encoding C39 family peptidase, giving the protein MRVQLNVNGKSQYSSDIRPEFQNSACGPTTAQVILNYLNQENKDLANKDINELYEYLGGTKIGLFKWRMIRNLRRLLGEQWCIEECTITEAIEQLRFGNPVAMKFDVYFTGQFFSKNKPLYKYHWVPLIGYEIKNNELYLMIHDNGGKNRESQVRSFKYDDNRKVLSYVKIEQKK; this is encoded by the coding sequence ATGCGTGTACAACTTAACGTTAATGGAAAATCACAATATAGTTCGGATATACGTCCTGAATTTCAAAATTCTGCCTGTGGACCGACAACTGCACAGGTAATATTAAATTATTTAAATCAAGAAAATAAGGACCTTGCTAATAAAGATATTAATGAGCTCTATGAATATCTAGGAGGGACGAAAATTGGTCTCTTTAAATGGCGGATGATTCGAAACCTTCGACGCTTACTTGGAGAACAATGGTGTATAGAAGAGTGCACAATTACCGAAGCAATTGAACAATTACGATTTGGAAATCCGGTCGCAATGAAATTTGATGTGTATTTCACGGGTCAATTCTTTTCAAAAAATAAACCCCTTTATAAATATCATTGGGTGCCGCTAATTGGCTATGAAATAAAAAACAATGAATTATACTTAATGATTCATGACAATGGCGGTAAAAACCGTGAAAGTCAAGTTCGTTCTTTTAAATACGACGATAACCGCAAAGTATTAAGCTATGTAAAAATCGAACAAAAAAAGTAG
- a CDS encoding sigma-70 family RNA polymerase sigma factor, with protein sequence MQLELFIRTHGEELLRLAYTYVKSQEVAEDIVQDVLLKAFEAQQQFRGESSYRTYLYRLTINRSYDYLRSWSYKNTVLTNKIQKIFNGSKSAEQQVMELSENNMLGRAVFELPVKYREVIIFYYYKELKIEEIAALLSVSDNTIKTRLRRAREKLKIKLEGSDLDEGQSIEKGYR encoded by the coding sequence ATGCAACTTGAACTATTCATTCGAACCCATGGAGAGGAACTGCTACGGCTTGCGTATACATATGTGAAAAGCCAAGAAGTAGCAGAAGATATTGTACAAGATGTGCTATTAAAGGCTTTTGAAGCACAACAACAATTTCGAGGTGAATCTAGCTATCGCACCTATTTATACCGATTAACAATTAATCGTAGTTATGATTATTTACGCAGCTGGAGCTATAAAAATACCGTTTTAACGAATAAAATTCAAAAAATATTTAATGGATCTAAGTCTGCAGAACAACAAGTAATGGAATTATCCGAAAATAATATGCTAGGAAGAGCGGTTTTTGAATTGCCAGTGAAATATCGAGAGGTCATTATATTTTATTATTATAAAGAGCTGAAAATTGAAGAAATCGCCGCATTATTAAGTGTTTCGGACAATACAATCAAAACGCGCCTACGACGTGCCCGCGAGAAGCTGAAAATCAAATTGGAAGGAAGTGATTTAGATGAAGGACAATCAATTGAAAAAGGCTATAGATGA
- a CDS encoding NAD(P)-dependent oxidoreductase → MKIIVFGATGGVGQHFVEMALAAGHDVTAFVRTPEKLKTTDVTIIQGDAFNANDVASAIPGHEAVISCLGSSTGMKKSNELEAMGKNIADGMVKAGVKRLVYCASAGVDGEIPGIPGKLMMKMLANPLADHRNALNYYKTKNIIYTIARPMGLKNDLLVTDYKEAFEGVPKGSSSIPRASVAHFMLKALTDPAYENKSVGLCR, encoded by the coding sequence ATGAAAATCATTGTCTTTGGTGCAACAGGTGGTGTTGGCCAGCATTTCGTAGAAATGGCTTTGGCTGCTGGTCATGACGTAACTGCCTTTGTTCGAACACCTGAAAAATTAAAAACGACAGATGTCACAATTATTCAAGGAGATGCATTTAATGCGAATGATGTAGCGAGTGCAATTCCTGGTCATGAAGCCGTTATATCTTGTTTAGGCTCCAGTACGGGCATGAAAAAATCAAACGAGCTTGAAGCAATGGGGAAAAATATTGCAGACGGAATGGTAAAAGCAGGCGTAAAGCGTCTTGTATATTGTGCCTCAGCAGGTGTAGACGGAGAAATTCCAGGCATACCAGGAAAGCTAATGATGAAGATGCTTGCTAATCCTTTAGCTGATCATCGCAATGCACTAAATTACTATAAAACAAAGAACATCATTTATACGATTGCTCGACCAATGGGACTTAAAAATGACTTACTTGTAACAGACTATAAGGAAGCTTTTGAAGGTGTACCAAAAGGCTCCTCATCCATACCAAGAGCCAGTGTTGCCCATTTTATGTTGAAAGCTTTAACAGATCCCGCCTATGAAAATAAATCGGTTGGATTATGTAGATAA
- a CDS encoding MFS transporter: protein MTTDQRKKLALLMLNMFIAVGSFGIIIPVIPAYLKEIGQGGTAAGLIIAIFAFAQFLVSPIGGKWTDKYGRRPLINIGLLTLAISMFIFYFADSIVLLYISRAIGGIGCAFLIPAIYAYVADITTMDQRAKGNSFISAAMSLGIVIGPGIGGYLAQFGLKIPLLVSAIVGLLAFVVSFFTLKESQVEKPEIFDIPNQSMVKDIILSVKKPFFIPLVITLIMSFGLMAYETVLGLYVDNQFGATPEEIAFMVTSTGLVGVIMQLFVVDRIVKSIGELNVLKLFLIVTAIGFFLSIIAGSYAMFFAISLLIFLATSILRPVLTTLISKLAGKEQGFAMGMNNAYMSIGNILGPLLAGALYDVQILYPFIAGLIILIFTIGLTFMWKGAKQTQTNEIKGGFQ from the coding sequence ATGACGACAGATCAACGAAAGAAATTAGCATTACTAATGCTCAACATGTTTATTGCAGTTGGAAGTTTTGGAATCATTATTCCCGTTATTCCTGCATATTTAAAAGAAATTGGTCAAGGTGGTACAGCCGCTGGATTAATTATTGCAATCTTTGCCTTTGCACAATTTTTAGTGTCTCCTATTGGAGGTAAATGGACAGATAAATATGGACGTCGACCGTTAATTAATATCGGGCTTTTAACGTTAGCAATCTCGATGTTTATTTTTTATTTTGCAGACTCCATTGTTTTACTTTATATTTCTCGCGCTATTGGTGGTATTGGTTGTGCATTTTTAATACCTGCTATTTATGCGTATGTCGCGGATATTACAACGATGGACCAACGCGCTAAAGGCAATAGCTTTATTTCGGCTGCTATGTCTTTAGGAATTGTTATTGGTCCTGGAATCGGCGGATATTTAGCACAATTTGGTTTAAAAATCCCACTATTAGTATCGGCTATTGTCGGATTACTTGCCTTTGTCGTGTCATTCTTCACACTAAAGGAAAGCCAGGTAGAAAAGCCTGAAATATTCGATATTCCAAACCAATCGATGGTGAAAGACATCATTTTATCCGTGAAAAAACCGTTTTTTATTCCTTTAGTTATTACGCTTATTATGAGCTTCGGATTAATGGCTTATGAAACAGTACTTGGACTATATGTTGATAACCAATTTGGTGCGACACCAGAGGAAATAGCCTTTATGGTAACTTCAACTGGTCTTGTCGGAGTGATTATGCAGCTATTTGTAGTGGACCGAATTGTGAAATCGATAGGCGAGCTAAATGTATTAAAATTATTTTTAATCGTGACAGCTATTGGATTTTTCCTATCGATAATTGCAGGAAGTTATGCAATGTTCTTTGCGATTTCATTATTAATCTTCCTCGCAACATCTATTTTACGTCCTGTTTTAACAACGCTTATTTCAAAACTAGCTGGTAAAGAACAAGGTTTTGCCATGGGAATGAATAATGCATATATGAGTATCGGAAATATTTTAGGTCCTTTACTTGCTGGCGCACTATATGATGTTCAAATTTTATATCCATTTATTGCAGGGCTCATTATTTTAATCTTTACGATTGGCTTAACCTTTATGTGGAAAGGTGCAAAGCAGACACAAACGAATGAAATAAAGGGAGGATTCCAATGA
- a CDS encoding thioredoxin family protein: MQEITTIEQFTELTGTDKKVIIKFYAGWCPDCTRMDMFIDPIIEEHNQFDWYSINRDNFPDLAEKYQVMGIPSLLIFQNGEKLAHLHSANAKSPAQVEEFLTAQV, encoded by the coding sequence ATGCAAGAAATTACTACGATTGAACAATTTACTGAATTAACAGGAACAGACAAAAAGGTGATTATTAAATTTTATGCTGGCTGGTGTCCAGATTGCACACGTATGGATATGTTTATCGATCCAATTATTGAAGAGCATAATCAATTTGACTGGTACTCAATCAACCGAGATAACTTCCCTGATCTAGCTGAAAAGTATCAAGTAATGGGAATTCCTTCGTTATTAATCTTCCAAAACGGCGAAAAGCTAGCACACTTACATAGTGCTAATGCTAAATCACCAGCTCAAGTTGAGGAATTTTTAACTGCACAAGTTTAA